The following coding sequences lie in one Takifugu rubripes chromosome 8, fTakRub1.2, whole genome shotgun sequence genomic window:
- the LOC101072109 gene encoding kelch-like protein 41b has translation MDANAIKEELRLFQSTLLQDGLKELLNENKLVDCTLKVGDRSFPCHRLIMAACSPYFREIFFTEDGKEVENTKEVVLEDVNPAILNMIIKYLYSAEIDLTDDNVQDIIALANRFQIPSVFTVCVNYLQKKLSLGNCMAIFRLGLVLNCPRLAVAARNYIADRFELLHKDDEFLKLAPHELFAVIGGDSLNVEKEELVFEAVMAWVRHDKERIKVLKDAFNCIRFRLLPEKYFKDSVETNETIKSNPELQKMIQVVRDAFKGKLPEKTKKEGAEGEAEDGESPFPGFLNDSRRHGMFTRRFMLLINDTAAVAYDVGENECFLAAMSEQVPRNHVSLVSQRNQLFIIGGLFVDEENKDVPLQCYVYVLDPLASDWVALPPMPSPRCLFSMGESENLLFAVAGKDLQTSESLDTVMCYDVEKLKWSETKKLPLKIHGHAVVSHKGLVYCIGGKTDDNKALNKMFAYNHKQSEWREMAAMKTPRSMFGAVIHNGKIVVAGGVNEEGLTASCEAYDFASNKWEPFTDFPQERSSINLMSTDGSLYAVGGFAMVQMENKEVAPSEVTDVWQYEENKKQWSGMLRELRYAAGASCVSMRLNAARMPKL, from the exons ATGGACGCCAACGCCATCAAGGAGGAGCTGCGCCTGTTTCAAAGTACCCTGCTCCAGGAtgggctgaaggagctgctgaatGAGAACAAGTTGGTGGACTGCACGCTGAAGGTGGGCGACCGCAGCTTCCCCTGCCACCGGCTCATCATGGCTGCCTGCAGTCCGTACTTCAGGGAGATCTTCTTCACGGAGGATGGGAAGGAAGTGGAAAACACCAAGGAGGTGGTCTTGGAGGATGTCAATCCTGCCATCCTGAACATGATCATTAAATACCTCTACTCGGCTGAGATTGACCTGACAGATGACAACGTCCAGGATATAATAGCCCTTGCAAACAGATTCCAGATCCCCTCCGTCTTCACCGTCTGCGTCAACtacctgcagaagaagctgtCCCTGGGCAACTGCATGGCCATTTTCAGACTGGGCCTGGTGCTCAATTGTCCACGGCTCGCCGTAGCAGCACGCAACTACATCGCTGACCGTTTTGAGCTCCTCCACAAAGATGACGAATTCCTCAAGCTTGCCCCCCATGAACTGTTCGCTGTCATCGGCGGAGACTCGCTGAATGTGGAAAAAGAGGAGCTGGTGTTCGAGGCAGTCATGGCCTGGGTCCGCCACGACAAGGAGCGCATCAAGGTCCTAAAGGACGCTTTCAACTGCATCCGCTTCCGCCTGTTGCCGGAGAAGTACTTCAAAGACAGCGTGGAGACGAATGAGACCATCAAATCCAACCCAGAGCTCCAGAAGATGATCCAGGTCGTCAGGGATGCCTTCAAGGGGAAACTtccagagaaaacaaagaaggaAGGGGCGGAGGGGGAAGCCGAGGATGGCGAAAGCCCATTCCCCGGCTTTCTGAATGACAGTCGCAGACACGGCATGTTCACGCGTAGATTCATGCTGTTGATCAATGACACAGCAGCGGTGGCGTATGACGTCGGTGAAAACGAGTGCTTCCTGGCGGCCATGTCGGAGCAAGTGCCTCGAAACCACGTCAGCCTGGTTTCACAGAGAAACCAGCTCTTCATCATTGGAGGATTATTTGTGGATGAGGAGAACAAAGACGTTCCCCTGCAGTGTTACGTCTATGTG CTGGATCCACTCGCGTCTGACTGGGTGGCGCTGCCGCCCATGCCTTCCCCGAGATGCCTCTTCAGCATGGGAGAGAGTGAGAACCTGCTGTTCGCCGTGGCTGGAAAAGACCTGCAGACCAGCGAATCTCTGGATACCGTCATGTGCTACGATGTCGA AAAGTTGAAATGGAGCGAGACCAAAAAGCTTCCTCTGAAGATCCACGGCCATGCTGTCGTCTCCCACAAAGGGCTCGTCTACTGCATCGGTGGAAAGACAGATGACAA CAAAGCCCTCAATAAAATGTTTGCCTACAACCACAAACAGTCCGAGTGGAGGGAGATGGCGGCCATGAAAACGCCCAGATCCATGTTTGGAGCCGTCATCCACAACGGCAAGATCGTAGTGGCAGGTGGAGTCAATGAGGAAGGCCTCACTGCTTCTTGTGAAGCCTACGACTTTGCCTCAAACAA gtgggaGCCGTTCACAGATTTTCCACAGGAGAGGAGCTCTATCAACCTGATGAGCACCGATGGCTCCCTCTATGCTGTCGGGGGCTTTGCAATGGTTCAGATGGAGAACAAAGAGGTGGCCCCTTCAGAGGTCACTGACGTTTGGCA GTACGAGGAGAATAAGAAACAATGGAGCGGGATGCTGAGGGAACTGCGTTACGCTGCAGGCGCCTCCTGCGTGTCCATGCGTCTCAATGCTGCAAGGATGCCCAAACTGTAG
- the LOC101072324 gene encoding 2-oxoglutarate receptor 1, with protein sequence MFDDRNCTGVVLFMKNVYLPVTYGIILVVGLLGNLTSISIYLMKLRPWKSSSIIMVNLAVTDLLYVLSMPFLIYYYSTWEIWELGDFMCRFVRFSFHFHLYGSILFLTCFAVFRYVVVIKPLLAARVQESIWGITACAVVWLIAAAEIGPMLGMISLQEEKNQTRCLDFASTIPVDVVRWYSWLLAVLGFLLPLVVVYMCYISVVKQLAKGPNTKSPSRIRARRVTMLILVVFVLCFMPYHILRVLRIEARKMEMSPCMDNIVHAAYIFSRPLAGLNTFFNLALYTLSGDKFRVAFLNIVCRERWQRKNRSLMHVDIISKMGSGAPAS encoded by the coding sequence ATGTTTGATGATCGCAACTGCACCGGTGTGGTCCTGTTCATGAAAAATGTTTACCTACCGGTCACCTATGGAATCATTCTTGTCGTGGGTCTGCTGGGAAACCTGACCTCCATCAGTATTTACCTGATGAAGCTGCGCCcttggaagagcagcagcatcatcatggTCAACCTGGCAGTGACTGACCTCCTCTACGTCCTCAGCATGCCCTTTCTCATCTACTACTACAGCACATGGGAAATATGGGAACTTGGAGATTTCATGTGCCGCTTTGTGCGCTTCAGCTTTCATTTCCACCTGTACGGgagcatcctcttcctcacctgctttGCGGTGTTCCGCTACGTGGTGGTGATCAAACCCTTGCTGGCGGCACGGGTGCAGGAGAGCATTTGGGGAATAACAGCATGCGCGGTGGTTTGGCTCATCGCCGCCGCTGAGATCGGTCCTATGTTGGGGATGATATCCTTGCAAGAGGAAAAGAACCAGACCCGATGCTTGGACTTTGCTAGCACCATCCCCGTGGACGTGGTGAGGTGGTACAGTTGGCTGCTGGCCGTGCTCGgattcctcctccctctggtgGTGGTCTACATGTGCTATATCAGTGTGGTTAAACAGCTAGCCAAGGGGCCCAACACCAAAAGCCCTTCTCGGATTCGAGCCCGCCGTGTTACCATGCTGATCCTGGTGGTTTTCGTGCTCTGCTTCATGCCTTATCACATTTTGCGTGTGTTGAGGATAGAAGCTCGAAAGATGGAAATGAGCCCATGCATGGACAACATTGTGCACGCTGCATATATTTTCTCCAGGCCTCTTGCTGGACTCAACACTTTTTTTAACCTGGCTTTGTACACCCTCTCAGGGGACAAGTTCAGGGTGGCGTTCCTCAACATCGTGTGCAGGGAGAGATGGCAGAGAAAAAACAGGTCTCTGATGCATGTCGACATTATCAGCAAAATGGGCAGTGGCGCACCAGCTTCGTGA